In Rhodanobacter humi, the following are encoded in one genomic region:
- a CDS encoding endonuclease domain-containing protein — MKRLHVDRARRLRVGQTDAERKLWFFLRNRQLQGWKFRRQHEIDRYIADFACPDAGVIVELDGAQHGEQVAYDEARTRELASMGYRVLRFWDNDVLTNIDGVLEVIVEALASSGPSPQPSPQRGEGACDGD, encoded by the coding sequence ATGAAGCGTCTGCATGTGGATCGAGCGCGGCGGCTGAGGGTTGGGCAAACCGACGCCGAGCGGAAGCTCTGGTTCTTTCTGCGCAATCGCCAGTTGCAAGGCTGGAAATTCCGCCGCCAACACGAGATAGACCGCTACATCGCTGATTTTGCCTGTCCGGATGCAGGCGTGATCGTGGAGCTCGACGGCGCACAGCATGGCGAGCAGGTGGCATACGACGAAGCACGAACGCGCGAGCTGGCATCCATGGGATACCGCGTGCTGCGTTTCTGGGACAATGATGTACTGACGAATATTGATGGCGTGTTGGAGGTGATCGTGGAGGCTTTGGCAAGCTCCGGCCCCTCACCCCAGCCCTCTCCCCAGCGGGGAGAGGGAGCATGCGATGGAGACTGA
- a CDS encoding fumarate hydratase yields MTAIKQADLIQSVADALQYISYYHPVDYIKALAAAYEREESPAAKDAMAQILINSRMAAEGHRPLCQDTGIVTVFLKIGMGVRWDDATMGVEDMVNEGVRRAYMDPDNKLRASVLADPAGRRLNTKDNTPSVVNVSVVPGDTVEVIVAAKGGGSEAKSKFVMLNPSDSIVDWVLKTVPTMGAGWCPPGMLGIGIGGTAEKAMLLAKESLMEHIDIQELIARGPSNRVEELRIELYEKVNALGIGAQGLGGLTTVLDVKIKDYPTHAANLPVAMIPNCAATRHAHFTLDGSGPATLEPPSLEDWPRLTYNPQNARRVNLDTITQEEVTSFKPGEVLLLNGKLLTGRDAAHKRMVEMLNKGEPLPVDFKGRFIYYVGPVDPVREEVVGPAGPTTATRMDKFTEQVLAQTGLLGMVGKAERGPAAIEAIKKHRSVYLMAVGGAAYLVSKAIKASRVVGFADLGMEAIYEFEVKDMPVTVAVDSAGTSVHQTGPKEWQARIGKIPVFVQ; encoded by the coding sequence ATGACCGCCATCAAGCAAGCCGACCTGATCCAGTCCGTCGCGGACGCCCTGCAGTACATCAGCTACTACCACCCGGTGGATTACATCAAGGCGCTGGCCGCCGCGTACGAGCGCGAGGAATCGCCCGCGGCGAAGGACGCGATGGCGCAGATCCTGATCAATTCGCGCATGGCCGCCGAAGGCCACCGCCCGCTGTGCCAGGACACCGGCATCGTCACCGTGTTCCTGAAGATCGGCATGGGCGTGCGCTGGGACGACGCCACCATGGGCGTGGAAGACATGGTCAACGAAGGCGTGCGCCGTGCCTACATGGACCCGGACAACAAGCTGCGCGCCAGCGTGCTGGCCGACCCGGCCGGCCGTCGCCTCAACACGAAGGACAACACGCCATCGGTGGTGAACGTCTCGGTGGTGCCCGGCGACACCGTGGAGGTGATCGTGGCGGCCAAGGGCGGCGGCTCGGAGGCGAAATCGAAGTTCGTGATGCTGAACCCCTCCGACTCCATCGTGGACTGGGTGCTGAAGACCGTGCCGACCATGGGCGCCGGCTGGTGCCCGCCCGGCATGCTCGGCATAGGCATCGGCGGCACCGCGGAGAAGGCGATGCTGCTGGCGAAGGAATCGCTGATGGAGCACATCGACATCCAGGAGCTGATTGCGCGTGGGCCGTCGAACCGCGTCGAGGAACTGCGCATCGAGCTGTACGAGAAGGTCAATGCGCTGGGCATCGGCGCGCAGGGCCTGGGCGGTCTCACCACCGTGCTCGACGTGAAGATCAAGGACTATCCCACCCACGCGGCGAACCTGCCGGTGGCGATGATCCCGAACTGCGCCGCCACCCGCCATGCGCACTTCACGCTGGACGGCTCCGGTCCGGCGACGCTGGAGCCGCCCTCGCTGGAAGACTGGCCCAGGCTCACCTACAACCCGCAGAACGCGCGCCGGGTGAACCTCGACACCATCACCCAGGAAGAAGTCACCAGCTTCAAGCCGGGTGAGGTGCTGCTGCTCAACGGCAAGCTGCTCACCGGCCGCGACGCCGCGCACAAGCGCATGGTGGAGATGCTCAACAAGGGCGAGCCGCTGCCGGTCGACTTCAAGGGCCGCTTCATCTACTACGTGGGCCCGGTCGACCCGGTGCGCGAGGAAGTGGTCGGCCCCGCCGGCCCCACCACCGCCACCCGCATGGACAAGTTCACCGAACAGGTCTTGGCGCAGACCGGCCTGCTCGGCATGGTTGGCAAGGCCGAACGCGGCCCGGCCGCGATCGAGGCGATCAAGAAGCATCGCTCCGTCTACCTGATGGCGGTGGGCGGCGCCGCCTACCTCGTGTCGAAGGCGATCAAGGCTTCGCGTGTCGTCGGTTTCGCCGACCTCGGCATGGAGGCGATCTACGAGTTCGAGGTGAAGGACATGCCGGTCACTGTGGCCGTAGACAGCGCCGGCACCTCGGTGCACCAGACCGGGCCGAAGGAATGGCAGGCGCGAATCGGGAAAATCCCCGTCTTTGTTCAATAA
- the murL gene encoding UDP-N-acetyl-alpha-D-muramoyl-L-alanyl-L-glutamate epimerase, whose product MTTIHNPRLTQVFRFLHARYADGVAELAYAFDDGEAMVERIRFPHAPALPRERQAAFDAALKLLHLIAGVSYYKAGVPPKIEVADGSLDAATADLLDALYLHGLAEFAYRNGLDLRGRIAFPRHTPSPLGGEGRGEGATPPQAPSLGLPKRTLVPIGGGKDSLVAVEAIKSIGGDGTAVWVGNSALIAACAERTGLPTLNIQRELAPALFELNQRGAWNGHIPVTAVNSAILAVAAILYGHDSIAFANERSASAATLEYEGQQVNHQWSKGYAFEQLLGNWLHTHVAADLDYCSLLRPYSELAITRAFAKLTPYFDVFSSCNRNFKLLGPKPADRWCGQCPKCHFVFLALAPFLPKPRLLGIFGRNLLDDETQAAGFDALLEYQDHKPFECVGEGAEARAAMRALSQRPEWQEDALVERFRSEILPQLDAAQLALEPWLEPSAEHRVPARLQAALKAIGA is encoded by the coding sequence GTGACGACGATCCACAACCCCCGCCTGACCCAGGTGTTCCGCTTCCTCCACGCGCGCTATGCCGACGGCGTGGCCGAGCTGGCCTATGCCTTCGACGATGGCGAGGCCATGGTGGAGCGCATCCGCTTTCCGCACGCGCCGGCGCTGCCGCGCGAGCGGCAGGCCGCGTTCGACGCCGCGCTGAAGCTGCTGCACCTGATCGCCGGCGTGAGCTACTACAAGGCCGGCGTGCCGCCGAAGATCGAGGTCGCCGATGGTTCGCTCGACGCCGCCACCGCCGATCTGCTCGACGCGTTGTATCTGCACGGTTTGGCCGAGTTCGCCTACCGCAATGGGCTGGATCTGCGTGGGCGCATCGCCTTCCCTCGCCACACTCCCTCTCCCCTGGGGGGAGAGGGTCGGGGTGAGGGGGCAACCCCGCCACAAGCTCCATCGCTCGGCCTCCCCAAGCGCACCCTCGTCCCCATCGGCGGCGGCAAGGATTCCCTCGTCGCGGTGGAGGCGATCAAGTCCATCGGGGGCGACGGCACCGCGGTGTGGGTCGGCAACTCGGCGCTGATCGCCGCCTGCGCCGAGCGCACCGGCCTGCCCACGCTGAACATCCAGCGCGAGCTGGCGCCGGCGCTGTTCGAGCTGAACCAGCGCGGCGCGTGGAATGGCCACATCCCGGTCACCGCGGTGAACTCGGCGATCCTCGCCGTGGCGGCGATCCTGTACGGCCACGACTCCATCGCCTTCGCCAACGAGCGCTCCGCCTCCGCCGCCACGCTGGAATACGAAGGCCAGCAGGTGAACCACCAGTGGAGCAAGGGCTACGCCTTCGAGCAGTTGCTGGGCAACTGGCTGCACACGCACGTGGCCGCCGACCTCGACTACTGCTCGCTGCTGCGGCCGTACTCGGAACTGGCGATCACCCGTGCGTTCGCGAAGCTCACGCCGTACTTCGACGTGTTCTCCAGCTGCAACCGCAACTTCAAGCTGCTCGGCCCCAAGCCGGCCGACCGCTGGTGCGGGCAGTGCCCGAAATGCCACTTCGTGTTCCTCGCGCTGGCGCCGTTCCTGCCCAAGCCGCGGCTGCTGGGGATCTTCGGCCGCAACCTGCTGGACGACGAGACGCAGGCCGCCGGTTTCGATGCGCTGCTCGAATACCAGGACCACAAGCCGTTCGAATGCGTGGGCGAGGGCGCCGAGGCGCGCGCGGCGATGCGCGCGCTGAGCCAGCGGCCGGAGTGGCAGGAAGACGCGCTGGTCGAACGCTTCCGCAGCGAGATCCTGCCGCAACTCGATGCCGCGCAGTTGGCGCTGGAGCCTTGGCTGGAACCCTCCGCCGAGCATCGCGTACCGGCGCGTCTGCAGGCGGCGCTCAAGGCCATCGGCGCATGA
- a CDS encoding FUSC family protein: MTAAPSVLPTVLRALPEAVVAMAAALLALACAQWFAPGPGSAVLAVVLSLSLARSRLDRDRRGRLEAAIALPVVGLAATGVGWLLLHAPWIGAAAFTAGVAASVWLRQFGELARRASRLIALPFVTVLTVPHLSGTQHGRLPAAVVPILVALLALAWVSLLDVLGRRMGWLADGRTHHATAPVRAPSTHARLSATTRMALQMMVALALAFAVGHLGFGEHWPWVVLTAFIVHSGNRGRLEVAYKSLLRLAGAAGGCVAAALLVTPAGAHGSVALILLALFLGTWLRQLNYTWWALFVTVALALLQNYAGLPATSEMALRLTAIAAGAAIGVATAWLVVPVRSTDVLRRRLADALAALGEALDPTIERRGTTAFVRALNDVESLTPAFRAARVLGLRQPADWIDALSACRAPALALIEQGATPGNVRRAVGAARQALREPERLLDALRALRDALPLPARERVGMRGQSGESL; this comes from the coding sequence ATGACTGCCGCGCCATCCGTCCTGCCCACCGTGCTGCGGGCACTGCCCGAGGCGGTCGTGGCAATGGCAGCCGCCCTGCTCGCCCTGGCTTGCGCGCAATGGTTCGCGCCCGGCCCCGGCAGCGCCGTGCTGGCGGTGGTGCTGAGCCTGTCGCTGGCGCGCAGCCGGCTCGACCGCGACCGTCGCGGCCGCCTGGAAGCGGCCATCGCGCTGCCCGTGGTGGGACTGGCTGCGACCGGCGTCGGCTGGTTGCTGTTGCACGCTCCGTGGATCGGCGCCGCGGCGTTCACCGCGGGCGTGGCGGCATCGGTGTGGCTGCGCCAGTTCGGCGAGTTGGCGCGACGCGCCAGCCGGTTGATTGCCCTGCCCTTCGTGACCGTGCTCACCGTGCCGCATTTGTCCGGCACGCAGCACGGGCGGCTGCCTGCCGCCGTGGTGCCGATACTGGTGGCACTGCTGGCGCTGGCATGGGTGTCGTTGCTCGACGTGCTGGGCCGGCGCATGGGCTGGCTGGCCGACGGGCGCACACACCACGCGACTGCGCCAGTTCGCGCCCCATCCACCCATGCGCGGCTTTCCGCCACCACGCGCATGGCGTTGCAGATGATGGTGGCGCTGGCGCTCGCGTTCGCCGTGGGCCATCTCGGTTTCGGCGAACACTGGCCGTGGGTGGTGCTGACTGCCTTCATCGTGCACAGCGGCAACCGCGGCCGGCTGGAGGTGGCGTACAAGAGCCTGCTGCGCCTGGCCGGTGCAGCGGGCGGCTGCGTCGCCGCGGCCCTGCTCGTCACGCCGGCCGGTGCGCACGGCAGCGTGGCGTTGATCCTGCTCGCGCTGTTCCTCGGCACCTGGCTGCGCCAGCTCAACTACACATGGTGGGCGCTGTTCGTCACCGTGGCGCTGGCCCTGCTGCAGAACTACGCCGGCTTGCCCGCAACTTCGGAAATGGCACTGCGCCTGACGGCGATCGCGGCCGGCGCGGCCATCGGCGTGGCCACCGCGTGGCTGGTCGTGCCGGTGCGTTCCACCGATGTGTTGCGCCGGCGTTTGGCCGACGCGCTGGCCGCGCTGGGCGAGGCGCTGGACCCGACGATCGAACGACGCGGGACGACGGCCTTCGTGCGTGCACTCAATGATGTGGAATCGCTGACGCCGGCGTTCCGCGCGGCACGTGTGCTCGGGCTGCGCCAGCCGGCGGACTGGATCGATGCGCTGTCCGCTTGTCGTGCGCCTGCGCTGGCCTTGATCGAACAAGGCGCTACGCCGGGGAACGTGCGGCGTGCGGTGGGTGCGGCAAGGCAGGCACTGCGGGAGCCGGAGCGGCTGCTCGATGCGCTGAGGGCGCTACGCGATGCACTCCCTCTCCCCGCCAGGGAGAGGGTTGGGATGAGGGGGCAATCCGGCGAAAGCCTCTGA
- a CDS encoding bifunctional aspartate kinase/diaminopimelate decarboxylase: MNPNAPAPLPADAPWIVMKFGGTSVATLPRWQNIRELVASRRAEGARVLVVVSALTGITDALKQLCGEGDQGKRKAAAGAIAQRHYDLLAHMQLPLPATLGARLDELAALAAEGPARLGELAWSARVQAHGELMSSALGAAFLSESGLPTQWVDARDCLAAAALPNQNERTRLLSAMVEARPDPALNARLAARGEVFITQGFIAREPISDQGGGRTVLLGRGGSDTSASYFGALLKAARVEIWTDVAGMFTANPRQVPGARLLQKLDYEEAQEIASTGAKVLHPRCLSPLREPRVPLLVKDTNRPELEGTVIGPEVRDHAPSVKAISARKGITLVSMESVGMWQQVGFLADVFAHFKQHGLSVDLIGSAETNVTVSLDPTENLLDSDAIAALAGDLAKVCRVKVIAPCAAITLVGRGMRSMLHTLSSVLAEFDQLRVHLISQSSNNLNLTFVVDEDVVDELLPHLHELLIAAGALRTDDSVLFGPSWQALYGSGEALAQPSWWRDGERQRLLAIAAEATPRYVYHLPTVRAQARELKALAAVDRLHYAVKANTHPAILRALAEEGFAFECVSPGELEAVSAAVPASAPLLFTPNFASRADFEHGLATRATITLDALHPIEHWGELFRGREIALRVDLGRGLGHHEKVRTGGSGSKFGLPLEQLDAFLRHADAHGVTVRGLHAHLGSGVLDARHWGEVFNQLASLAERIGSIAFLNIGGGLGVPSHPGEAKLDIAELDKVLREVKAAYPHYQLWMEPGRYLVADAGVLLARVTQTKGKGSWRYLGVDTGMNSLIRPALYDAWHEIANLTRLDEEATGLFQVVGPICESGDVLGSDRRLPEPQEGDVILIAQAGAYGKVMSSRYNLRGETEEVVIDA, translated from the coding sequence GTGAATCCCAACGCCCCCGCGCCGCTGCCTGCGGACGCCCCCTGGATCGTGATGAAGTTCGGCGGCACCAGTGTCGCCACCCTGCCGCGCTGGCAGAACATCCGCGAGCTGGTCGCCAGCCGCCGCGCCGAAGGCGCGCGCGTGCTGGTGGTCGTGTCCGCGCTCACCGGCATCACCGACGCGCTGAAACAGCTGTGCGGCGAGGGCGACCAGGGCAAACGCAAGGCGGCGGCCGGCGCGATCGCGCAACGCCACTACGACCTGCTTGCGCACATGCAGCTGCCGCTGCCAGCCACGCTGGGCGCGCGCCTGGACGAACTGGCGGCGCTGGCCGCGGAAGGTCCGGCGCGGTTGGGCGAACTGGCCTGGTCGGCGCGGGTACAGGCGCATGGTGAATTGATGTCCAGTGCGCTGGGCGCGGCCTTCCTCAGCGAGAGCGGCCTGCCCACGCAGTGGGTGGACGCGCGCGATTGCCTCGCCGCGGCCGCGCTGCCGAACCAGAACGAGCGCACCCGCCTGCTGTCGGCGATGGTCGAGGCCCGCCCCGATCCCGCGCTCAACGCGCGCCTCGCCGCACGGGGCGAGGTGTTCATCACCCAGGGCTTCATCGCGCGCGAGCCCATCTCCGACCAGGGCGGTGGCCGCACCGTGCTGTTGGGCCGCGGTGGCTCGGACACCTCGGCGTCCTACTTCGGCGCGCTGCTGAAGGCGGCGCGGGTGGAGATCTGGACCGACGTGGCCGGCATGTTCACCGCCAACCCGCGCCAGGTGCCGGGCGCACGCCTGCTGCAGAAACTGGATTACGAGGAGGCGCAGGAAATCGCCTCCACCGGCGCCAAGGTGCTGCACCCGCGCTGCCTGTCGCCGCTGCGCGAGCCGCGCGTGCCGCTCTTGGTGAAGGACACCAACCGTCCCGAGCTGGAAGGCACCGTGATCGGTCCCGAGGTGCGCGACCACGCGCCGTCGGTGAAGGCGATCAGCGCGCGCAAGGGCATCACCCTGGTGTCGATGGAATCGGTGGGCATGTGGCAGCAGGTCGGCTTCCTCGCCGACGTGTTCGCGCACTTCAAGCAGCACGGCCTGTCGGTGGACCTGATCGGCTCGGCCGAGACCAACGTCACCGTGTCGCTGGATCCCACCGAGAACCTGCTGGACTCCGACGCGATCGCCGCGCTGGCCGGCGACCTCGCCAAGGTATGCCGGGTCAAGGTGATCGCGCCGTGCGCCGCGATCACCCTGGTCGGCCGCGGCATGCGCTCGATGCTGCACACGCTGTCCAGCGTGCTGGCCGAGTTCGACCAGCTGCGCGTGCACCTGATCTCGCAGTCGTCGAACAACCTCAACCTCACCTTCGTGGTGGACGAGGACGTGGTGGACGAGCTGCTGCCGCACCTGCACGAGCTGCTGATCGCCGCCGGCGCGTTGCGTACCGACGACAGCGTGCTGTTCGGCCCCAGCTGGCAGGCGTTGTACGGCAGCGGCGAGGCGCTGGCGCAGCCCTCGTGGTGGCGCGACGGCGAACGCCAGCGCCTGCTGGCCATTGCCGCCGAGGCCACGCCGCGCTACGTCTACCACCTGCCCACCGTGCGTGCGCAGGCGCGTGAACTGAAGGCGCTGGCGGCGGTGGATCGCTTGCACTACGCGGTGAAGGCGAACACGCATCCGGCGATCCTGCGCGCATTGGCGGAAGAAGGCTTTGCGTTCGAATGCGTGTCGCCGGGCGAGCTGGAGGCGGTCTCCGCGGCGGTGCCGGCAAGCGCACCGCTGCTGTTCACGCCGAACTTCGCCTCGCGCGCGGACTTCGAGCATGGCCTGGCCACCCGCGCCACCATCACGCTGGATGCGCTGCACCCGATCGAGCACTGGGGCGAGTTGTTCCGCGGCCGCGAGATCGCGCTGCGCGTGGACCTCGGCCGCGGCCTGGGCCACCACGAGAAGGTGCGCACCGGCGGCAGCGGCAGCAAGTTCGGCCTGCCGCTGGAACAGCTCGACGCGTTCCTCAGGCATGCCGATGCCCACGGCGTCACCGTGCGCGGCCTGCACGCGCACCTCGGCTCCGGCGTGCTCGACGCGAGGCACTGGGGCGAGGTGTTCAACCAGCTCGCCAGCCTCGCCGAGCGCATCGGCAGCATCGCCTTCCTCAACATCGGTGGCGGCCTGGGCGTGCCCTCGCACCCCGGCGAGGCGAAGCTGGACATCGCCGAGCTGGACAAGGTGCTGCGCGAGGTCAAGGCGGCCTACCCGCACTACCAGCTGTGGATGGAGCCGGGCCGCTACCTCGTGGCCGACGCCGGCGTGCTGCTGGCGCGCGTCACCCAGACCAAGGGCAAGGGCAGCTGGCGCTACCTCGGCGTGGACACCGGCATGAACAGCCTGATCCGCCCCGCGCTGTACGACGCCTGGCACGAGATCGCCAACCTCACGCGGCTGGACGAGGAAGCCACCGGCCTGTTCCAGGTGGTCGGCCCGATCTGCGAATCCGGCGACGTGCTGGGCAGCGACCGCCGCCTGCCGGAGCCGCAGGAAGGCGACGTGATCCTGATCGCCCAGGCCGGCGCCTACGGCAAGGTCATGTCCTCGCGCTACAACCTGCGTGGCGAGACCGAGGAAGTCGTGATCGACGCCTGA
- a CDS encoding S53 family peptidase — MFAKLHRKSLATCLALLFAGVGTAAWAADVRPNVDMGLAASNQPVHVTLILKLRHEAALEDYIRQTITPGSAHYRQFLGTAEFASQYGASDADIARVQAFLRQQGLSSTVLASHLAIETSATPAQLGAMFQAPIHEYVSARSGRRFHRPATAPRMPAALAGSVIFVSGLSNERQFLSHRINLPQLPATAQRTFTLKALAKTPGGNPTATGIPGDYTVGDVANFYNINPLYQHGINGKGSTVAIVTLSNFYPSDAQTYWSDIGLATKPNRITQVHVDGGGVFDGGSGETALDVEQSGGIAPWANIVVYDAPNAGNGFTDAFAQAVSDNKADSISTSWGAPEIFNFAALNVNGASDTDTTDVGDLRAFHQIFLEAAVQGQSVFAASGDSGAYDTVRGLGTGTGPGEFSAPLTVDSPASDPFITAAGGTTVPFTFGIQGDPTTSITQESVWGWDYLQVYLDAYAPIPGGWRAQLFSVGGGGGVSVYWNEPFYQWFTRGIRRSERKQALVYNDPSAGPTTLLALPANFRGRNVPDIALNADPETGYVLYSTTDGGLGSAGGTSFVAPQLNGISALLTQSTGHRVGFWNPQVYLLQNIFGYGPWSAFNSVNAGDNWFYYGAPNYTPGAGIGTLNVANLNLFLGGR, encoded by the coding sequence ATGTTCGCGAAACTGCATCGCAAATCCCTGGCCACCTGCCTCGCCCTGCTGTTCGCAGGCGTGGGCACCGCCGCGTGGGCCGCCGACGTGCGGCCGAACGTCGACATGGGCCTGGCCGCTTCGAACCAGCCCGTGCACGTCACCTTGATCCTGAAATTGCGCCACGAGGCGGCGCTCGAGGATTACATCCGGCAGACCATCACTCCCGGCTCGGCGCACTACCGCCAGTTCCTCGGCACCGCCGAGTTCGCCAGCCAGTACGGCGCCAGCGATGCGGACATCGCACGGGTGCAGGCCTTCCTGCGCCAGCAAGGCCTCTCCAGCACGGTGCTGGCCAGCCACCTGGCGATCGAGACCAGCGCCACGCCGGCCCAGCTCGGCGCGATGTTCCAGGCGCCGATCCACGAGTACGTCTCCGCGCGCAGCGGCCGGCGCTTCCATCGCCCCGCCACCGCGCCACGGATGCCCGCCGCGCTGGCCGGCAGCGTGATCTTCGTCAGCGGCCTCAGCAACGAGCGGCAGTTCCTGTCACACCGCATCAACCTGCCCCAGTTGCCGGCGACGGCGCAGCGAACCTTCACGCTCAAGGCGCTCGCCAAGACGCCCGGCGGCAACCCCACCGCCACCGGCATACCGGGCGACTACACCGTGGGCGACGTGGCGAACTTCTACAACATCAATCCGCTGTACCAGCACGGCATCAACGGCAAGGGTTCGACGGTGGCGATCGTGACCCTGTCCAACTTCTATCCGTCCGATGCGCAGACCTACTGGAGCGACATCGGCCTGGCCACCAAGCCGAACCGCATCACCCAGGTGCACGTGGACGGCGGCGGCGTCTTCGACGGCGGCAGCGGCGAGACGGCGTTGGACGTGGAGCAGTCCGGCGGCATCGCGCCGTGGGCGAACATCGTCGTCTACGACGCGCCGAACGCCGGCAACGGCTTCACCGACGCGTTCGCGCAAGCCGTTTCCGACAACAAGGCCGACAGCATTTCCACCAGCTGGGGCGCGCCGGAAATCTTCAACTTCGCCGCGCTCAACGTGAACGGCGCCAGCGACACCGACACCACCGACGTCGGCGATCTGCGCGCCTTCCACCAGATCTTCCTCGAAGCGGCCGTGCAGGGACAGTCGGTGTTCGCCGCCTCCGGCGATTCGGGCGCCTACGACACCGTGCGCGGACTGGGCACGGGCACCGGCCCGGGTGAGTTCAGCGCGCCGCTGACCGTGGATTCGCCGGCCTCCGATCCGTTCATCACGGCCGCCGGCGGCACCACCGTGCCGTTCACCTTCGGCATCCAGGGCGACCCCACCACCTCCATCACGCAGGAGAGCGTGTGGGGCTGGGACTATCTGCAGGTCTATCTCGATGCCTATGCCCCGATCCCCGGCGGCTGGCGCGCCCAGCTGTTCTCGGTCGGCGGCGGCGGCGGCGTGAGCGTGTACTGGAACGAACCGTTCTACCAGTGGTTCACCCGCGGCATCCGCCGCAGCGAGCGCAAGCAGGCGCTGGTCTACAACGACCCCAGCGCGGGCCCCACCACCCTGCTCGCCCTGCCCGCGAACTTCCGCGGCCGCAACGTGCCGGACATCGCGCTGAATGCCGATCCGGAAACCGGCTACGTGCTGTATTCCACCACCGACGGCGGACTGGGTTCGGCGGGCGGCACCAGCTTCGTGGCGCCCCAGCTCAACGGCATCAGCGCCCTGCTGACGCAGAGCACCGGCCACCGCGTGGGCTTCTGGAATCCGCAGGTGTACCTGCTGCAGAACATCTTCGGCTACGGCCCGTGGTCGGCCTTCAACAGCGTGAACGCAGGCGACAACTGGTTCTACTACGGCGCACCGAACTACACGCCGGGCGCCGGCATCGGTACGCTCAACGTGGCCAACCTCAACCTGTTCCTGGGCGGTCGCTGA
- a CDS encoding APC family permease, protein MSVSTSSGGYVRRLGMRDAALVVMGGIIGGGIFLNPGIAAQRTGSGLALLSVWIGAGVLTLLGALCYAELGARRPQAGGSYVYLREAFGPLAGFLFGWTMLLVIYSGSTAAVATIFASYAAAVFDLPAAATTPLAVGALVFVAGINLFGLRLGVQLQNLFTVLKLLAVAVLVVCGLFLAGAGTPVLAGDPAHAGAGFMGAALPVLFAYSGFTYLNNLAGEVREPQRTLPRALLLGMLGVIAAYALVNVAYLAVLGHAGLAASRTPAADVMQRVAGGTGARLIAIGIAISTLGFCNITLLAGARVLQVMGEDGLFFRVVGRLHPRHRTPNLALLLLAGWASVLALSGSYGQLLDYATFGDWLACAIGVATLFLYRRRDLAEPGYRVPGYPLTPLLFIATVALVVVQSLRDSPYNTGMGVLIMLAGVPVYWCWRRLFSATRS, encoded by the coding sequence ATGAGCGTATCGACTTCGTCCGGCGGCTATGTCCGCCGTCTCGGCATGCGCGATGCCGCGCTGGTGGTGATGGGCGGCATCATCGGCGGCGGCATTTTCCTCAATCCCGGCATTGCCGCACAGCGCACCGGCTCGGGGCTGGCGCTGCTGTCGGTGTGGATCGGCGCGGGCGTGCTCACCCTGCTCGGCGCGCTGTGCTACGCGGAGCTGGGCGCGCGTCGGCCACAGGCGGGCGGCAGCTATGTATACCTGCGCGAAGCGTTCGGGCCGCTGGCGGGTTTCCTGTTCGGCTGGACGATGCTGCTGGTGATCTATTCCGGTTCCACCGCGGCGGTGGCGACGATCTTCGCCAGCTATGCGGCGGCCGTGTTCGACCTGCCGGCGGCGGCCACGACACCGCTGGCCGTGGGCGCGCTGGTGTTCGTGGCCGGCATCAACCTGTTCGGCCTGCGGCTGGGCGTGCAGCTGCAGAACCTGTTCACCGTGCTCAAGCTGCTGGCCGTGGCGGTGCTGGTGGTCTGCGGCCTGTTTCTCGCCGGCGCGGGCACACCGGTGCTGGCCGGCGATCCCGCACATGCCGGCGCGGGCTTCATGGGCGCGGCGCTGCCGGTGCTGTTCGCGTATTCCGGCTTCACCTATCTCAACAACCTCGCCGGCGAAGTACGCGAGCCGCAGCGCACGCTGCCACGCGCCCTGCTGCTGGGCATGCTGGGCGTGATCGCCGCATACGCGCTGGTCAACGTGGCCTATCTCGCCGTGCTCGGCCACGCCGGACTGGCCGCCAGCCGCACGCCGGCGGCGGACGTGATGCAACGCGTGGCCGGCGGCACGGGCGCCAGGCTGATCGCCATCGGCATCGCGATCTCCACGCTGGGTTTCTGCAACATCACCCTGCTCGCCGGTGCGCGCGTGCTGCAGGTGATGGGCGAGGACGGGCTGTTCTTCCGCGTGGTGGGCCGCCTGCATCCGCGGCACCGCACCCCGAACCTCGCGCTGTTGCTGCTGGCCGGCTGGGCCAGCGTGCTGGCGCTGTCGGGCAGCTACGGACAACTGCTGGACTACGCCACGTTCGGCGACTGGCTGGCGTGCGCGATCGGCGTGGCCACGCTGTTCCTCTACCGCCGCCGCGACCTCGCCGAGCCCGGCTACCGCGTCCCCGGCTACCCGCTGACACCCCTGCTGTTCATCGCCACCGTTGCGCTCGTGGTGGTGCAAAGCCTGCGCGACAGTCCGTACAACACCGGCATGGGCGTGCTGATCATGCTGGCCGGCGTGCCGGTCTACTGGTGCTGGCGCCGCCTGTTCAGCGCCACGCGTTCCTAG